The following nucleotide sequence is from Glycine max cultivar Williams 82 chromosome 9, Glycine_max_v4.0, whole genome shotgun sequence.
AACATCAAAGACTTTTCACTTTTCAgctatgaaaagaaaaatccagCAATACACTAGGGCACATCTTTATTACCTGATATTTTATTATCTCATTTGACTAGGTTTATAATGAGCGGACCCTGAAgcctaaaatttaaatactgGCTTTTGATCACTCACTGTACTATTGTGTTGGAACTATGTTCTACATATATCCAATGGTGGGGGCAGGTAGTGTTTACACTAAACAAGTGGAGCCGGATTTCAAATTGTTAATTTGAGATCTGAGAGTAGTTTTGTGAATATGTAGTAACATAAACCAAGGTGGAGAATCAATTATGATCATTCTTTATTTAAGGTCTAAAAAGTGCTATGATACCATCTACTTCTGTCTTTGCCATGTATGCATAAATTTATGTTCATTGCACAATGCTCAATGTTTGTTACCTGCACTTTCTATCCGGGTTTTGCGCAAAACATGACTTTCTCTATTTAAAAAGACCAAAGATTGATTAACAATATGCACAGCTTTTCGGCCAACATCACTGACCATGATCATTCACAAAGATACAAAGAATGTGTTCATGTGTGACTTATATATCAACTTACTTGGCTTAATTGATTTGGATGCATCACTTATTCATCCTCAATTTTACCTCTGATTTTGCCTCTGCATTTCATTCAAGGTTTGGAATTGGAGATGGTCAGCATGAGGAGGCTGCAATAGACATATAATTTGACAATCCAATATGATATGACCCcactattaatttaaaaaatttaagtttgaattttgcacctaaaacttttattaaataatggtACCATAATCTTTGTACACCGCTGTCACGCAGTGTGGCCAACGCAATATGTACTACCTCTAACCTATCAAATGCATGTTACCAtcaatggagaaaaatgaattgGACAGCAGAGAATGGATCCCTCGTAGACCCTGAATGCCCAAGTAAACTATTTCCTGTTCATACATGATTTCCTAATTACTAACTAAATTGACTTGTCAGTTGATGTCATGCTACATATAAGCAAGCAATTTTAGTGAcatgaaaactaaaaaagtttttttttaattaaaaaaaatctcaatctTCCGGTTGAATACATTGAGGGAATGAGACAACAATAAAGTTGGTGTCTTATGACTTATGAGATGACGggttaaattcttaaaaatagttTGTGTTTgaaatctttaatctttaatttttattctttttatacatAAGTTAATATTTGTAGGTATATATCTTAGAACAGATCACTAAAAGTCTTAGAATTTACAACATGtttgattattaaaaattaaactaaaatacctgaatatgtAGTAGTTGGATGCCTAATTATTAACCATTAGAGTAAAATAATTGGATTTATAGTAATTGATTATTGATCAAAGCATTCTGCGGCATTTGTTGAATCACAAACAACCAACGATGTGGCCTTATGATTCTTCGTCAACTAGAGTCTCTAAGAGATACTATGTGTGATAACTTGTTATATTGAAAGACCACAACCTTAGTCTTCTTATAACGTATTAACCTAATGAGGTTTTCATTATCCTTTAATGGACCAACATTTACCTCTGTTAATTTAAGTTTATATCATCTTATTTAGTagttcacataaaataaaatacataatgataaataactaatataattgtcttataatattagtcTAAATTAATTAGTGGAATAGAAAATTTCAATCATTTGTTCTCTTGTGTGATAAGTTTGTGTTGTCTTTCTTTCCTAGACTTCACTAGATGATAGTCTTGTGTGTGCATAGGCTGTTATATTggagaaattaataattattatcatgaaagaagtaaaaaatgaaggataggaagcttaaatatataaaattaggaAGAGATGAAATATAcatatttaagatatttatatataaactaaacATATAATTTTGATCAATCTTTACATGATATATAACTGaggtttcaattttaatttacaagAACAAATTAATTACACTCAATTATGTGTTATCTAAAAATTGATCCAAACTATAGTGGTCATGAATCTGCAGTAATTTCCATGAGGGAATACAAACCTTACATGTGAAAAAATTCCATGTCCAAAAAATATGTGCATGCAACAAGAGGGTAAAATTTCAGACATTCCTTTGTTCAAAATGAGCTTTTAGGTTTTAACCAAATTTCTGTTACTTCATCTTTGGCTCTTTACATGAAAGATCATGCGAAGGGAGGTATTTTTATCCTTATGTGGGAATTTTTACATCCTTTGATGTGAGACTAATCTTGTTGAAGCATAAATACCATACATCTTTGGCTCTTtacatgaaaatattattttacctaaaaaatgAATCGTGATAAGAAGGGAATTAtaccttttaattataaaaaaaataccatacaCGTGACAAAATTTGTAGAGTTAAGAGCAACAAATTCGCACCCTCCATCGGATATAAAGGAAATTCTAACATTTTAACAAGCATTGAGGTATACCTATCCAATAACAATAACCAAAATGTGAAGTTTACTAAGTCAACAACATTATTTTATGGAATTAATTGTGAATGGTCTATATGTTACATTGAGGGTAAAAAATttctctgaaaaaaaaaactcacaagaGGATTCCGTTTTTTCAATTGATACAATAAATTACAAATTCAATCTTACATATTTAAGGGGTTTGGAGTTTGGACAATATTTAAATGcaacttttaaattattatttttttattattattcaattaaaattgaagtttcGATGTAAACCCATACAATAAAATTTGACATTTAAAATTAGTATTGGTTAATGGggcaaaattcaatttttttattaacagatTAAAGAATTGAatctaagttatttttaatacGCAAATTTTATTGTTACTTTCTctcaattaatttcatatttacgCATCGTAGTAAAATCTATATAGGTGGGTATTCGTTCAAATCCATACGGATTTAGGTTTGGAAATTACCCGACTTTTTTAATCGGGGTCGGGATTAGTAACGGGGATGTCAATACCCGTTTCATACCCATTCTCGTACATGTCCCactgaaattattaaaattttattaattacttgttaatttttttttataatttttatataatttaatattctttttttgatgatttttgtagACAAATGCACTGTAaatacaagtagtataaaaataaatgtgtaacaatcaatttttttaaatcagattttcaatataattcttttacaatttttttttacaaatctgAGCCAGAGACGGGGCGGGCACGGAGATATCCGATACCCGGCGGATACAAGAATaagataacaaattttaacctaTCAACATTGGAAAGTCGGGGTCGAGATCTGGAGAGACAATACCCATTCCTGCCATAtctattcatattttaataaatcagGTTTGCAAGTtatgaaaatattgaataaGACATCCATATTTACATTTGCAACTCTTCCAAGTGCCAATTATTGTCACTTAAAGAATATGGTACAAAGTAATTCTTATAACACAATCTTCTTACCTTGACCTAATTGTTGGGTTTGAACTAGGCCACATTTTAAAATCAAGACCCTACATTGTGACACTTCACTTAGTATGGGGCTACAAATCCCCTTCCAAAAGTTAAGTTAATTGTACCATAAGCAATCTGATATGCTTCTGTGCTTTGGACGGTATATTGAATAGTTggtttaaaagagaaaaagttgaaggatgtttttttcatttcaaatacttttttttaaataaaagaagtgaGATAATAGATTagcctaatatttttttacttactttttttttataatactatgcaattatttaatttaaaataaaattgcgtcTTTCTTTTTACCTTCAAAAACTGACTAAAAAAACACAGCCTTATATTATTTGCGGTGTGTTTTGCATTATTGTTCAACTGCTACTGCTAGCGGTGGAATTAGAGAAACACTTTAAGGGAAAAAAAGGATTTCCCGTCATATTCTATGTTCGAGTGTTGTCTGTTGTTCGTAACATAAGCTTGTTTCTTTATTCTGCTCGTTctaatacaattttaatttggcTAATGTTTCATATATAGTTTTGGTTTCTTTGTCCCTCGAATAACTGGTTGAATATGGAGGTGGATTGTAAAATGAGATTCAACATATTATTTAAGTATCAACATATTCTTGAtgaaaaaatatcttttgaGAAGAGAGAATCCTATTAAAAATGATTGATCATAGTCATGATTTTTCAACAAAGATTGGTTATcgataaaaattattagatactTCTCactaataatatgataataataaaatatattatttaagttaaaCACTAAGGAAATGAATTTAGTCCTATTTTTACATGTTTTGTCCTCTTAAATATGCAAAAGAAGTACCAAATTTATTGTTCCAAACTCAATAGTGAAGTGTCgcgtaataaaaattaattagaatattGAATCAAAACTCAAGAATTGGGGGAGGCCAGGGAATGAGGAAATTGAAAAATAGTTTgaattaaagttaattttaacatattaaaaataataacttattttttatccattaaTTTTTCTCCTACAAGTGCTCATTAAAAGTTTattcaaaatatgttttaaaataccTTAGTGTTAATGTAGGACATTTTCATTACCAAACAAAAGGATCAATTGACATAGAGTTATTTTAGTTTAAGTTAAATCACATGATTGTGTCTATTAGAGCATGTGAAAGATACATATGATCtacactaaaaaaaatgtaattccttttctctttcatatcaattctattatttttcaatcatcaCTCTTCTTTATGGTCAATAAAATACCTGAAAACTTTTTACTTTGAGTCTCTTGAGAGAGACTTCTCAGCAATACATGGTTGAAAACCTCTTGAACCCCATTGTTTCCATGCAATGCATAAAGTTATCATATCACATAACTCAGTAGTGATGTGATTTTTTAATGTCTTGCGGGTGGAatgagtttaaaaaatattttcatacctGACTTGGACACAAAGACAATTTTAGTGCATGACCTACATGATTTCCATACAAACATGTTAGTAATGAAGTTAGAGTTTGTCTATACAAGAAAATGAATATCTAGATCGTCTGAACAAAAGTATGAGTTTCAATAGGACATAAATTTTGGGGTTAAGGAACCAATAAAAACAATTTCCCTTAAGAACATTTTTTTCCCACTTACTAAGTGTTGATATTATAAGGTTTTATTGAATTTGCTACCTTTTCCCCTTATTTTGATATAGGGCATCTATTTTAATGAAAGTTCCGTGTCTCAAGCAGATTTGGATTCATGCATAAATCTCGTTAAGTTAAAAAGAATAGTTTAATAATGACTTATCATATCAATCATCTTACGTTAAACATTTCTATCTTTTGTTCttgtctctttttattttacaaaaaattatacaagaatgtacaaacacaattttattagatttagaTAGATAAAGAatttcccaaaaaaaatatgcaagaatgaaaaaaaaatcattcttacATATTTGTTTCACACAGTTTCCCACAACTTTTTATTCATTCTTGCATATTTGTTTCGCACAATTTCATTAATACTCTTAAATTTCGTATAAGCATCAATAAAAACAAAGTTGTTTAGTTTAATGAAAtactttttgtttctatttcttAGATTGGATTTCAGAGGCCCAGCTTACTAAATTGGATTATTTCAACCCATAACACTAAAATCCAAGTGACTCAAAAATTCATGTAGCGAAGCCTATTATAAATGATCTAGTTGCAAGGGCAAGTTTGATATACCGTGGAGTATACTTCACTTGGAGTAAATGATATTTCCTATATCCTAAAATAGTCGTTCAAAGTTATtttacaaaagataaaaataaaaaataatttcacaaaaatCTTATACCatcgtttatttatttatagattttattgTCTATCAtgaatattataagaaatataagtaaaaaaatataattaatatcacatcaaaaaacttaaataataattttttctcttatatgataattataataagtcagagaaaataatattttactctAATGTGGGTAAAAACTCCATCTCAAGAGAGCCCTGAGCTATGCACCATCTATCTCTTCTCATCCCATCTTATGGTGTCCTTATAAATAGGattctagttatatttttttttttatcggcctttcttatatttgatttacctgataatttataattttgttaacaaaatttcaaagaatGGGACTactttttaagtaaataaaaatagatttttatattgaaaattatttattacactttGACATTTTCGATGAATATTAGAATTGATAGAATTCGTGGTTTAGCTTTAAGTGGGGGAAGGGGGATCTAATAGGCAAAAAATAGAATGTATTgataatgaaaaaaagttaAGTACAAACTACAAAGTGACTACTAAAGCCTTTTTATAGGCTCCACCAAACTATACttctaataatataataattgttttggTTATCAATATATTTGTCTAACTTAGAAAGGTGGAAAGAAGCTGCAAAACAATGGCAATGGACCAATGGTTACCTAATAAAGCGTTCTATAGTATGCAGCTAGCTATACATGCCGCTATGCgaattatattatttacttccaaagtaaaaaaattccaatcaaTCTAATACAATTGCAACTTTCATGTGAGCCTCTTTAATTGTCATTTCTCTTATTTGCTGGCTAAGATAAATCACATGCCATATCAATTGTTCATCAATCTTTATTAAAGTAAATATAAGTATTTTGACaagttattttagttaatttttaattttttttattaactaaataactaaaaaatttgttcaattatttgataaacaatttttttaaataatttttaattttttttaaacactaatttttagttttttattttttatattttattcttattttatccttaaaatatttatttatttatttattatcttttttaaatatatcattttatattttctaactaTTTCATTAACTAATTTTACCGAACATAATCATTATTTACTTTCAAAGTGTGAgttatcatcaatttttttgacATTATCTTGTATTCctacctataaaaaaaattcaatcaatttaatacaaTTGCAACTTTCATGTGAGCATttgtcatttttcttatttgctcacTATGATGCATCACAATCCCATGCCACATCATTACATCAGGCGTTCATTAACTAATCTTTATTAAAGCAAATATTTGCAAACAAGTAACATTTGATAAATTGAATCCTGTGCTAGCTAGCTTTGTGATCACTGGCAGCCACCAGGTGCAAATCCAATCTTGAAATTGGCAACATCATAAGCCACCTTGAATGTCTGTTGCTGATAATTCCCAATAATGGAAATGGGGTTAGAGCTAGCAGCAATGGCCAAACAAGTAGTACCCTTTTCAATTTCCACAAGGGAGTTATGAGCCTTAAGTTCTAGGCCAGCGCCCCCACGAAATATGATCTGAATCTCAGGCACTGTTGACATCTCCTTAACACTCCCCTTGAAGCAAGTATCCAATATTGAAAATCCTGGTGCCTGTGCATATTTTTTGGACATGATCAACACAAAAGACTTTTTCAATGCATTGTAAACAGCCACAGGTAGCCTTGTGATTACTGTGCCAGAGTCAATTATGGTAGGAACATTGTAGCTTGATGCAGAAACTCCTAGTGGCTTTCCTGCCACAGTTATAGTTGTCAAGTCAAGAAAGTACAAGCTTGGAATCTTTTGATTCTTGACCAAGGGAGTGAACTTGTATGGCGATGATGTCAATGATGAGGCTCCAATGGACAAGAAACCTGATAGGGAAGAAGAGTTTGGTGCAGAAAAAGAAGAGGGGAGGCAATAGGAGAAGGCATTGCCATATTTTTTGGACAATTGACCAAGCATGGAGATTTTGTCATTGGCTAGACCTATGATACCTGATGACCTTCCAAACAAGCCTTGATTGTCTTGACCACAACCATACACAAAACCTGATGATGGTGCCTCTGAAGGGGTTAAGGTTAGCACATCTTGACTCAAATATCCAATTGAGAAAGAAGTGTCACCATAGCTTGCTTTGTAGACACAAGCACCAGTTGCATTTGAGCAACCTGGAGCATTCAGTGTGGAGCTTTTGAGAGAGGAACACTGAGATGATGAGCATGGCAAGGCCTTGTATGTCTTGGATGTTGAAGGGGTGAATATAGGGTCAACTTGGACATGGCAGTATATGACACAAGGCTGGCACTGGAGCCATGAGAGGGAGCTACCTGTGTCTACAATCATGCTGAAGTACTTGGCAGGGGTACCAAGTCCTATTTTCACATAGTAGTTGCCTGAACCAATTGACAAACCTGATTTCAAAGGTGTTGTGCTCACTAGGCTGGGTCCCCCCCTCAATTTGTCAGTGGTGGCAGAATTTCTGACACTCTCCTTGTTTGTTAATCTTGAATGAAGAAACCTGACacgttcctcatcttttgtgaTCATGTCAGAGAATGAAAATGGTGATGTGGAAGTTTGAGAGGAGTCAAGTCCTTTGACATGGTACAAATTTAGCTGCATACCCTCTTGCTTTTGCCTTGGATTATCATTATCTGCAAATTGGACTGTTTGCTATGTTAGTATGCATAAATACTAGCCCAAATtcagaatttcatttttttttatctgtatgaTTCGAAGACAACTACCATCAAATTTAGATTAACTCGTGTCTTACTCAATTAACTGAGACAGACTTCCTTGGTGTTCAAAATTTCAttctaattttgaaaatgaaactcAAAAgattgttttctttaatttaagcATCACAGGTAAATGCAATATTctagtaaatttttaaaaaataaaataaaagcctCTATACAGAAAAGGAAACTAATAGTAAATTATGGTGCAGGCAGCATAATAACATGTAATCTAAAGAGAAATTAAGAACTAGTTAATCAACAAGCCATTGAAATACATGCCTTGAAATTCAACAAGAGAGGATGCTAGTACAAGATGTGCAGAGAAAACTATAAACCAAAAGAGGCTCATCCTGTACACCCCACTTGGCAGGCTCTGCAACATTTTGTTCTGGAACAGTTTCATACTCTTCCTTAAGCAGATATATGGTACACTTGGCTTCTACTCGTAGCCAAACCGACACTTTTCCCTACTAATaagacaaatgaaaaaaaaaatagcataaaaaaTACTGAGTAATGCTATATCATCCTACAAATCCTCCTCctattttataaagaaagtaTCTAATAAAAAACTGAAATATTTATATCATGAGCAAATAAAATGCGATCAGAATTTATCGTACAAAAACAAGTAGAAGAATAAATAAGATATTGTAAGAGGATTTAGAATTACTCAAAaataatttgtagtacatgTGGCAAAATTTCAAATGAGTTTCCTTAATTATCTGCATAGTAAATGCTTTAAATGTCCTCCAACCCAAGGAGCTCATACAGCTCGTGAATCGTGATGGAGTAACTAGCTACGTAGTCCAGTGTGACCCTCTTGTATTAATATTATTCTATGTGATAGACTAAAGTTGTTACAACAATATCTTAAATACCGAGTACCTACACTAGTAACACTACACCCACATATCTTTTTTCAATGATAATAATATCATGTCATTGCAAAAGTGAAGAGGAAGAATAATTAACCATGCTTGCCGAAGATAAATTTTTAACTGTCCTTTGTGTAGCTGTAACTTTCTAGctcaatgaatgaatgaatgaatatgGGAACATATGAAGGGGCCATAAACTGTAACCAACTTCTTGTGTgctatattaatattaacataCTATCATAATATACACTTGCTGGCATGGAATGTTAACATGCAAATGCCCCATACACTGCAGAAGGA
It contains:
- the LOC100780206 gene encoding aspartyl protease family protein At5g10770; the encoded protein is MKLFQNKMLQSLPSGVYRMSLFWFIVFSAHLVLASSLVEFQDNDNPRQKQEGMQLNLYHVKGLDSSQTSTSPFSFSDMITKDEERVRFLHSRLTNKESVRNSATTDKLRGGPSLVSTTPLKSGLSIGSGNYYVKIGLGTPAKYFSMIVDTGSSLSWLQCQPCVIYCHVQVDPIFTPSTSKTYKALPCSSSQCSSLKSSTLNAPGCSNATGACVYKASYGDTSFSIGYLSQDVLTLTPSEAPSSGFVYGCGQDNQGLFGRSSGIIGLANDKISMLGQLSKKYGNAFSYCLPSSFSAPNSSSLSGFLSIGASSLTSSPYKFTPLVKNQKIPSLYFLDLTTITVAGKPLGVSASSYNVPTIIDSGTVITRLPVAVYNALKKSFVLIMSKKYAQAPGFSILDTCFKGSVKEMSTVPEIQIIFRGGAGLELKAHNSLVEIEKGTTCLAIAASSNPISIIGNYQQQTFKVAYDVANFKIGFAPGGCQ